One Paenibacillus riograndensis SBR5 DNA segment encodes these proteins:
- the mnmE gene encoding tRNA uridine-5-carboxymethylaminomethyl(34) synthesis GTPase MnmE: MHSDTIAAVSTALGEGGIAIIRVSGPQAIAEVAPLFRSKTPLTEVESHTVHYGHIISPGDGERMEEVLVTVMKGPRSFTTEDVVEISAHGGVISVRRVMDLLLQRDIRLAEPGEFTKRAFLGGRIDLSQAEAVIDLIRSKSDRAFSVALKQVSGSLSDKIHKLRHTLIEMLAHIEVNIDYPEHDVESLTAEFIKDKSSEVMEGINQLLKTANEGKILREGITTAIVGRPNVGKSSLLNALARDNKAIVTDIPGTTRDVIEEYVTINNIPLKLLDTAGIRETMDVVEKIGVERSKAAFSDADLILLVLNAADELHEDELALMEQIQGRQALVIMNKMDLPSRLEKDKLLSYFSESSIVPMSVLEEEGLDKLEEAISGLFFGGKLESGDLTYVSNVRHIALLKKAYKSLQDAYEAADMLIPIDMIQIDVRLAWEQLGEIIGDTAADSLLDQIFSQFCLGK; the protein is encoded by the coding sequence ATGCATAGTGACACCATTGCTGCCGTATCGACGGCATTAGGCGAGGGAGGAATTGCAATTATCCGGGTTAGCGGCCCGCAGGCGATAGCGGAGGTGGCCCCACTGTTCCGCAGCAAGACACCGCTGACAGAAGTGGAATCGCATACCGTTCATTACGGGCATATCATTAGTCCCGGTGATGGAGAGCGAATGGAAGAAGTGCTGGTAACTGTAATGAAGGGGCCGCGTTCTTTTACAACCGAGGATGTAGTAGAAATTAGCGCCCATGGCGGAGTAATCTCGGTACGCAGAGTAATGGACTTGCTGTTGCAGCGCGATATTAGACTGGCGGAACCCGGAGAGTTCACAAAACGCGCATTTTTGGGTGGACGTATTGACCTTTCCCAAGCGGAGGCGGTAATTGATCTGATCCGTTCCAAATCGGACCGGGCTTTTTCGGTTGCCCTCAAGCAGGTTAGCGGCTCCTTATCCGACAAAATTCATAAGCTGCGCCATACCCTTATTGAAATGCTGGCTCATATCGAAGTGAATATTGATTACCCTGAGCATGATGTGGAATCCTTGACTGCCGAATTTATTAAAGACAAAAGCAGTGAGGTTATGGAGGGGATTAACCAACTGCTCAAAACAGCAAATGAAGGAAAAATACTGCGCGAAGGCATCACGACGGCTATCGTCGGCCGCCCCAATGTAGGCAAATCCTCTTTGCTCAATGCGCTTGCCCGTGATAACAAAGCGATTGTGACTGATATTCCCGGTACAACGCGTGATGTTATAGAAGAGTACGTAACCATTAACAATATCCCGCTTAAACTGCTGGATACCGCCGGGATTCGCGAAACCATGGATGTGGTGGAGAAAATAGGAGTCGAACGCTCCAAAGCAGCGTTTAGCGATGCAGATCTGATTCTGCTCGTTCTGAACGCTGCCGATGAACTGCATGAGGATGAATTGGCATTAATGGAACAAATCCAAGGTAGACAAGCACTGGTAATCATGAATAAAATGGACTTACCTTCCCGGCTGGAAAAGGACAAGCTGCTCTCTTATTTCAGTGAATCGAGCATTGTTCCGATGTCTGTGCTGGAGGAGGAAGGTTTGGATAAGCTGGAGGAAGCCATTTCCGGACTCTTTTTTGGAGGCAAACTGGAATCGGGCGACCTGACTTATGTAAGCAACGTTAGACATATCGCTCTGCTCAAAAAAGCATACAAATCGCTGCAAGACGCCTATGAGGCTGCGGATATGCTTATTCCCATTGATATGATTCAGATTGATGTGCGTCTGGCATGGGAACAGCTCGGAGAGATTATTGGTGACACGGCTGCTGATTCACTGCTGGATCAAATCTTTTCGCAATTTTGTTTGGGGAAATAA
- the jag gene encoding RNA-binding cell elongation regulator Jag/EloR, translated as MSKVVATGKTIEEAVERGLSQLGVHKDRVTVNVLEQPSRGFLGLIGAKGAKVELTLIAEAAPASAASAPSLPQQSTRESKQEAAGGVPRQDTGHPVEEAYQEAVHFIVDVAKSMGLEVEVEIVHAKESTVLQIAGPDLGLLIGRRGQTLDALQYLANIVANRYSDSFIRLVLDAENFRERRKKTLEELADRLAGRVVRTRKEVVLEPMSPQERKIIHSRLQDHKQVNTLSKGEEPNRRVVITLK; from the coding sequence ATGAGCAAAGTCGTCGCGACAGGGAAAACCATTGAAGAAGCTGTAGAACGGGGACTGAGTCAGCTTGGAGTTCACAAGGACCGGGTAACGGTCAACGTACTTGAACAGCCATCAAGAGGATTCCTGGGATTGATCGGTGCGAAAGGTGCCAAGGTGGAATTGACCTTGATTGCCGAAGCGGCACCGGCATCAGCGGCGAGTGCTCCGTCTCTGCCTCAGCAGTCAACAAGAGAGAGCAAACAGGAGGCTGCCGGCGGTGTACCGCGCCAAGATACCGGACACCCGGTGGAGGAAGCTTACCAAGAGGCCGTTCATTTCATTGTGGATGTCGCCAAGAGCATGGGGCTCGAGGTGGAAGTGGAAATCGTTCATGCCAAGGAATCGACAGTTCTGCAGATTGCTGGTCCGGATCTGGGGCTGCTGATCGGCAGAAGAGGACAAACTCTTGATGCTCTGCAGTATCTGGCCAATATTGTGGCCAACCGTTATTCCGATAGTTTTATCCGTCTTGTGCTGGATGCGGAGAACTTCCGCGAACGCCGTAAGAAGACACTGGAGGAGCTGGCTGACCGTCTGGCAGGGCGGGTTGTCCGCACCCGCAAAGAGGTTGTGCTGGAGCCGATGTCACCGCAGGAGCGGAAGATTATCCACTCCAGATTGCAGGATCACAAGCAAGTGAACACGCTAAGCAAGGGCGAGGAACCGAACCGCCGTGTCGTTATCACCTTGAAGTAG